A stretch of Natronococcus sp. CG52 DNA encodes these proteins:
- the dnaJ gene encoding molecular chaperone DnaJ codes for MSEDFYDVLGVSRDASAEEIKQAYRKKATEYHPDVSDDPDAEEKFKKIQKAKQVLTDEEKRDAYDRMGHDRYEQAEKHGYDAGDAGAGGMGGGPFGGMGGGGGMGGGGLGDIFEQVFGGGGGGRGRRRPRKGRDLRTGLEITLEEAYEGVEKQFTVERPEECEVCDGEGHPPEADAQTCPECQGRGQVTQVQQTPLGRVQQTTSCPRCEGEGTLYSETCGECHGEGYVRAEATLTVEVPAGIQDGQTLRMEREGAPSPESGPRGDLLIDVAIAEHEEFEREGDDLRYRLPISFPQATFGDTIQVPTLEGSVEFEVPGGTQSGETFRLKGKGMPRLRGRGQGDLYVKVQIVTPDSLNEEQREALEAFAEAGGDEIEVNEGFFEKIKRAF; via the coding sequence ATGAGCGAGGACTTCTACGACGTTCTCGGCGTGAGTCGCGACGCGTCCGCCGAGGAGATCAAGCAGGCGTACCGGAAGAAGGCCACCGAGTACCATCCGGACGTCAGCGACGATCCTGACGCCGAGGAGAAATTCAAGAAGATCCAGAAGGCAAAGCAGGTCCTCACGGACGAGGAGAAACGCGACGCCTACGATCGGATGGGTCACGACCGCTACGAGCAGGCCGAAAAGCACGGCTACGACGCCGGCGACGCCGGCGCCGGCGGGATGGGCGGCGGCCCGTTCGGCGGAATGGGCGGCGGTGGCGGCATGGGCGGTGGCGGTCTCGGCGACATCTTCGAACAGGTCTTCGGCGGCGGCGGTGGCGGCCGCGGTCGACGTCGGCCGCGGAAGGGGCGCGACCTGCGAACGGGACTCGAGATCACGCTCGAGGAGGCCTACGAGGGCGTCGAGAAACAGTTCACCGTCGAGCGACCGGAGGAGTGTGAGGTCTGCGATGGCGAGGGCCACCCGCCGGAGGCGGACGCCCAGACCTGTCCGGAGTGTCAAGGTCGCGGGCAGGTGACCCAGGTCCAGCAGACGCCGCTCGGACGCGTCCAGCAGACGACCTCCTGTCCCCGCTGTGAGGGCGAGGGAACGCTGTACTCCGAAACCTGTGGCGAGTGTCACGGCGAGGGCTACGTCCGGGCCGAGGCGACGCTCACCGTCGAAGTGCCGGCGGGCATCCAGGACGGACAGACGCTCCGCATGGAGCGCGAGGGGGCGCCGAGCCCCGAGAGCGGTCCTCGCGGCGACCTGCTGATCGACGTCGCCATCGCCGAACACGAGGAGTTCGAGCGCGAGGGCGACGATCTTCGCTACCGACTCCCCATCTCGTTCCCGCAGGCGACGTTCGGAGACACGATCCAGGTGCCGACCCTCGAAGGGAGCGTCGAGTTCGAGGTTCCGGGTGGGACCCAGAGCGGCGAGACGTTCCGGCTCAAGGGGAAGGGGATGCCACGCCTTCGCGGCCGCGGACAGGGCGACCTCTACGTCAAGGTCCAGATCGTGACGCCCGACTCGCTCAACGAGGAGCAACGCGAGGCGCTCGAGGCCTTCGCCGAGGCCGGTGGCGACGAAATCGAAGTCAACGAAGGCTTCTTCGAGAAGATCAAGCGAGCGTTTTAA
- the dnaK gene encoding molecular chaperone DnaK produces the protein MASNKILGIDLGTTNSAFAVMEGGDPEIIANAEGERTTPSVVAFTDDDERLVGKPAKNQAVQNPERTIQSIKRHMGEDDYAVEIEGEEYTPEEISAMILQKIKHDAEEYLGDDVEKAVITVPAYFNDKQRQATKDAGEIAGFEVERIVNEPTAASMAYGLDDESDQTVLVYDLGGGTFDVSLLDLGGGVYEVVATNGDNDLGGDDWDEAIIDYLADEFEADHGVDLREDRQALQRLKDAAEEAKIELSSRKETEINLPFITATDDGPIHLEESMTRAKFESLTQDLIERTVEPTEQALEDAGYEKDDIDEVLLVGGSTRMPQVSEKVEELTGQEPQKNVNPDEAVALGAAIQGGVLGGEVDDIVLLDVTPLSLGIEVKGGLFERLIEKNTTIPTEESKIFTTAADNQTSVQVRVFQGERELAEKNEMLGEFHLTGIPPAPAGTPQIEVTFSIDENGIVNVSAEDKGTGTSEEITIEGGAGLSDAEIEQMQEEAEQHAEEDEKKRQRIEARNTAEATIQRAETLLEENEEQVDDDLRADIEAAVEDLEETIDDDDAEAEDIEEATESLSTELQEIGKQMYQQEAGAAGAGGAAGGAAGAGPGGMGGMGGGPNPGPGGAAADGEDEEFVDADFEDVEENDED, from the coding sequence ATGGCGAGTAACAAGATTCTCGGAATCGACCTCGGAACGACGAACAGCGCGTTCGCGGTGATGGAAGGTGGCGATCCGGAGATCATCGCGAACGCCGAAGGCGAACGGACGACACCCTCCGTCGTCGCGTTCACCGACGACGACGAGCGACTCGTCGGCAAACCCGCGAAGAACCAGGCCGTCCAGAACCCCGAGCGGACGATCCAGTCTATCAAGCGCCACATGGGCGAGGACGATTACGCCGTCGAGATCGAGGGCGAGGAGTACACGCCCGAGGAGATTTCGGCGATGATCCTCCAGAAGATCAAACACGACGCCGAGGAGTACCTCGGCGACGACGTCGAGAAGGCCGTCATTACAGTTCCCGCGTACTTCAACGACAAACAGCGCCAGGCGACCAAGGACGCCGGCGAGATCGCCGGTTTCGAAGTCGAGCGCATCGTCAACGAACCCACCGCCGCGTCGATGGCCTACGGCCTCGACGACGAGTCCGACCAGACGGTGCTCGTCTACGACCTCGGTGGCGGAACCTTCGACGTCTCTCTTCTCGATCTCGGCGGCGGCGTCTACGAGGTCGTCGCGACCAACGGTGACAACGACCTCGGCGGCGACGACTGGGACGAGGCGATCATCGACTACCTCGCCGACGAGTTCGAGGCCGACCACGGCGTCGACCTCCGCGAGGACCGGCAGGCGCTCCAGCGCCTGAAGGACGCGGCCGAGGAAGCCAAGATCGAACTCTCCTCGCGCAAGGAGACCGAAATCAACCTGCCGTTCATCACGGCGACCGACGACGGCCCGATCCACCTGGAGGAGTCCATGACCCGCGCCAAGTTCGAGTCGCTAACCCAGGATCTGATCGAGCGCACCGTCGAGCCGACCGAGCAGGCGCTCGAGGACGCCGGCTACGAAAAGGACGACATCGACGAGGTCCTCCTGGTCGGTGGCTCGACTCGGATGCCCCAAGTTTCAGAGAAGGTCGAGGAGCTCACGGGTCAGGAACCCCAGAAGAACGTCAACCCCGACGAGGCCGTCGCGCTCGGTGCGGCGATCCAAGGCGGCGTCCTCGGCGGCGAAGTCGACGACATCGTGCTGCTCGACGTCACGCCGCTCTCGCTCGGTATCGAGGTCAAGGGCGGCCTCTTCGAGCGACTCATCGAGAAGAACACGACGATTCCGACCGAGGAGTCGAAGATCTTCACCACCGCGGCGGACAACCAGACTTCGGTGCAGGTCCGGGTCTTCCAGGGTGAGCGCGAGCTGGCCGAGAAGAACGAGATGCTGGGCGAGTTCCACCTGACCGGCATCCCGCCGGCCCCCGCCGGAACGCCCCAGATCGAGGTCACGTTCTCCATCGACGAGAACGGGATCGTCAACGTCTCGGCCGAGGACAAGGGCACCGGTACCAGCGAGGAGATCACCATCGAGGGCGGTGCCGGCCTCTCCGACGCCGAGATCGAGCAGATGCAGGAGGAAGCCGAACAGCACGCCGAGGAGGACGAGAAGAAGCGCCAGCGCATCGAGGCGCGCAACACCGCCGAGGCGACGATCCAGCGCGCCGAGACGCTGCTCGAGGAGAACGAGGAGCAGGTCGACGACGATCTGCGCGCGGATATCGAGGCTGCCGTCGAGGACCTCGAGGAGACGATCGACGACGACGATGCCGAGGCCGAGGACATCGAGGAAGCGACCGAGAGCCTGAGCACGGAGCTTCAGGAGATCGGCAAGCAGATGTACCAGCAGGAAGCCGGCGCCGCAGGTGCCGGCGGCGCCGCAGGCGGTGCGGCCGGTGCCGGTCCCGGCGGAATGGGCGGCATGGGCGGCGGCCCGAACCCAGGGCCGGGCGGCGCGGCTGCTGACGGCGAAGACGAGGAGTTCGTCGACGCCGACTTCGAAGACGTTGAAGAAAACGACGAAGACTGA
- the grpE gene encoding nucleotide exchange factor GrpE has protein sequence MSEDEGTNASAQGVPSEDRSDDGEPADVEAEGTTGESESESAAESTAAESDASQDDVPETSEDVQELLDRITEHDDDLAHQVNGIVDEARQLNDTVAQQREELEDLDERVEEQAETIEELRTELEESEAEVDDLKDRLKRKQADFQNYKKRAKKRQQQMKDRATEDLVERLVGVRDNLKRALEEESSDAESLRDGVEMTLREFDRVLEDEDVSEITPEPGTDVDPQRHEVMMQVDSSQPEGAVADVYTPGYEMGEKVIQNAQVTVSNGSLEDETPDEDEASESENGSADDGAETGDAE, from the coding sequence ATGAGCGAAGACGAGGGCACGAACGCTTCCGCCCAGGGTGTCCCGTCCGAGGACCGATCCGACGACGGCGAGCCGGCCGACGTCGAGGCCGAGGGAACGACAGGGGAATCGGAGTCGGAATCAGCAGCCGAATCGACGGCCGCCGAGTCGGACGCGAGCCAGGACGACGTTCCCGAAACGAGCGAGGACGTTCAGGAACTCCTGGACCGGATCACGGAGCACGACGACGACCTCGCCCACCAGGTCAACGGGATCGTCGACGAAGCGCGACAGCTCAACGACACCGTCGCCCAGCAGCGCGAGGAACTCGAGGATCTCGACGAGCGAGTCGAGGAACAGGCCGAGACCATCGAGGAACTTCGGACCGAACTCGAGGAGTCCGAAGCGGAGGTCGACGACCTGAAGGACCGCCTCAAGCGCAAGCAGGCCGACTTCCAGAACTACAAGAAACGCGCCAAGAAGCGCCAGCAGCAGATGAAAGATCGCGCGACGGAGGACCTCGTCGAGCGACTCGTCGGCGTTCGCGACAACCTGAAACGCGCCCTCGAGGAGGAGAGCAGTGACGCCGAAAGCCTGCGCGACGGCGTCGAAATGACGCTCCGAGAGTTCGACCGCGTGCTCGAGGACGAGGACGTCTCGGAGATCACCCCCGAGCCGGGTACCGACGTCGACCCGCAGCGCCACGAAGTGATGATGCAGGTCGACAGCAGCCAACCCGAGGGGGCGGTCGCCGACGTCTACACGCCCGGCTACGAGATGGGCGAGAAGGTCATCCAGAACGCACAGGTGACCGTCTCGAACGGCAGCCTCGAGGACGAGACGCCCGACGAAGACGAAGCGTCGGAGTCGGAAAACGGATCGGCGGACGACGGAGCCGAGACAGGCGACGCCGAGTAA
- a CDS encoding DEAD/DEAH box helicase produces MWLPRGVPGVTSPDSRGEPAVELRYEDGTVRLDGLDSALASTIRERVPDLDPDPRTDGWRVPAFRYAACRAVLSRRGVPFEDHVLDAAPLSDLRSAYELREYQREALSAWFETDRWSDIDRDGGTPTERAPAGVLELPTGSGKTVIALKAIERLAVPTIVVVPTIDLLEQWQRELEREFGHEIGRFGGGEQRLAPITVSTYDSAYLKADSVGDRFGLVVFDEVHHLGGEGYREIARLLAAPARMGLTATFERPDGAHEVVEEIVGPLRYRIAPDELAGEHLAPYDVKRLEVSLTPDEREEYDRNQEVFADYLAKSNIQFNSGSDYQELVKRSGSDPEARKALLARQRAREITYGSEAKVDALEGILDDHRGERIIVFTAYNDLAYDVSERFLVPTITHQTGAAERREILDRFREGTYTRTGTSNVLDEGVDVPDANVAIVLSGSGSEREFTQRLGRILRPKADGGRALLYEVVASETAEERTAERRR; encoded by the coding sequence ATGTGGCTCCCGCGCGGAGTACCGGGCGTGACGTCGCCAGATTCGAGGGGTGAACCCGCAGTCGAACTCCGGTACGAGGACGGGACCGTTCGCCTCGACGGTCTCGACTCCGCACTCGCGTCGACGATCCGAGAGCGAGTTCCCGACCTCGACCCCGATCCGCGGACGGACGGCTGGCGAGTGCCCGCGTTTCGGTACGCCGCCTGTCGTGCAGTCCTCTCTCGACGCGGCGTTCCGTTCGAGGACCACGTGCTCGACGCCGCCCCCCTCTCCGACCTTCGGTCCGCGTACGAACTCCGCGAGTACCAGCGCGAGGCGCTGTCGGCGTGGTTCGAGACCGACCGCTGGAGCGACATCGACCGCGACGGAGGGACCCCTACTGAACGCGCTCCCGCCGGCGTCCTCGAACTCCCCACGGGCAGCGGGAAGACCGTCATCGCGCTGAAGGCGATCGAACGCCTCGCCGTGCCGACGATCGTGGTCGTCCCGACGATCGATCTGCTCGAGCAGTGGCAGCGGGAACTCGAGCGCGAGTTCGGCCACGAGATCGGACGCTTCGGCGGCGGCGAGCAGCGACTCGCTCCGATCACGGTGTCGACCTACGACTCGGCCTACCTGAAGGCCGACTCGGTGGGCGACCGCTTCGGTCTGGTCGTCTTCGACGAGGTTCACCACCTCGGCGGCGAGGGCTACCGCGAGATCGCCCGCCTGCTCGCCGCTCCGGCACGAATGGGGCTCACCGCGACGTTCGAGCGACCTGACGGCGCACACGAGGTCGTCGAGGAGATCGTCGGCCCGCTTCGCTACCGTATCGCACCCGACGAACTGGCCGGCGAACACCTGGCTCCCTACGACGTGAAGCGACTCGAGGTGTCGCTCACCCCCGACGAGCGCGAGGAGTACGACCGCAACCAGGAGGTCTTTGCGGACTACCTCGCGAAATCGAACATCCAGTTCAACAGCGGTTCGGACTACCAGGAACTCGTCAAGCGTTCGGGTTCGGATCCCGAAGCCCGGAAGGCGCTGCTTGCGCGCCAGCGCGCCCGAGAGATCACCTACGGTAGCGAGGCCAAGGTCGACGCGCTCGAGGGGATCCTCGACGACCACCGCGGCGAGCGGATCATCGTCTTCACGGCGTACAACGACCTCGCGTACGACGTCAGCGAGCGGTTTCTCGTCCCGACGATCACCCATCAGACTGGCGCGGCGGAACGCCGGGAGATTCTGGATCGCTTCCGCGAGGGGACGTACACCCGGACCGGAACGTCGAACGTCCTCGACGAGGGGGTCGACGTCCCCGACGCGAACGTCGCGATCGTCCTCTCGGGCAGCGGCAGCGAGCGGGAGTTCACCCAGCGACTCGGTCGGATCCTGCGTCCGAAGGCGGACGGGGGGCGAGCGCTCCTCTACGAGGTCGTCGCGAGCGAGACCGCAGAGGAGCGGACGGCCGAGCGACGTCGCTAG
- a CDS encoding ZIP family metal transporter, translating into MSSSATSGGVDGLVAVLVPLFAVGLAAVHLFAGRLRVLDVIPRSRWLSFAGGVSVAYVFVHVLPEIGAAAEAIEGSDTPLAAIENHVYIVALLGFVVFYGLERFAREARLEDGSADVERTPMTDGAFWLHTVSFAAYNALVGYLLVHQEDPGVASVTFFFVAMALHFLVNDFGLRDHHGRAYHRYGRWLLAGAVVLGLAIGYATTVTELVLGVLFAFLSGGVVLNVIKEELPTERRSRFWAFATGAAGYTILLLGG; encoded by the coding sequence ATGAGTTCGTCGGCGACGAGCGGTGGCGTGGACGGTCTCGTCGCGGTACTGGTCCCCCTGTTCGCGGTCGGACTCGCGGCAGTTCATCTGTTCGCCGGCCGCCTTCGCGTTCTCGATGTAATTCCGCGAAGCCGGTGGCTATCGTTCGCGGGCGGGGTCTCGGTCGCGTACGTGTTCGTCCACGTCCTTCCCGAGATCGGAGCCGCCGCGGAGGCGATCGAAGGGAGCGACACGCCCCTGGCCGCGATCGAGAATCACGTCTACATCGTCGCGCTCCTCGGGTTCGTCGTCTTCTACGGGCTCGAGCGGTTCGCGAGGGAAGCGCGCCTCGAGGACGGATCGGCCGACGTCGAACGCACGCCGATGACGGACGGGGCTTTCTGGCTTCACACCGTTTCGTTTGCGGCGTACAACGCTCTCGTGGGATATCTCCTCGTCCACCAGGAAGATCCCGGAGTCGCGAGCGTGACCTTCTTTTTCGTCGCAATGGCGTTGCACTTTCTGGTGAACGACTTCGGTCTTCGCGACCATCACGGACGGGCGTATCATCGGTACGGTCGATGGCTACTCGCGGGCGCAGTGGTCCTCGGTCTCGCTATCGGCTACGCGACGACCGTAACCGAACTGGTTCTCGGCGTGCTGTTCGCGTTTCTGTCCGGCGGCGTCGTCCTCAACGTGATCAAAGAAGAACTGCCAACCGAGCGCCGAAGCCGATTCTGGGCGTTCGCGACCGGTGCGGCGGGGTACACGATCCTGTTACTCGGAGGGTAG